GCTTCTTTGAGCCGTGCTGTGAATAACTCTCGCGCATCAACTGCCGCAGCATGCGCGGGCGCAAACCGCAGATACACCACCTCACTCGCATAGCCTTCAAGCGAGAGTAAAAAATGCGCAGCAACGCGAGTGCCCCTGTCGCGCCGGACTGCATTGGCGTCAATCCCGGTGATGAAGTCGTTGATTCCGTCTTTAAACGGGCCTTGCCCTGGCGATCCGAAAAGCTTCGGCGTATTTGTTTCGTTTTCGCAAAACAGCCATTCACAGGGTTGGCGGCTCCACGCCGTGACCTGCTTGTCTGTGGTCTGGGGATGACGTGCGTAGACAGAGGTGCCATCAAGTGACAGCGAAGGGCGTTCGGCATCACGTCCGAAGCTCCAGGTATTCCGGGCCCAGACGTGAGGCAGTACGTGCAGCCGGGCAGGGCGCTCGGACCTGTTGACCACAGTGATACGCATAAAGATGTCGTCGGCGGCTTGTTTGGCATACTCGATGGTCACATCGAAGTAATGATCATCGTTGAACACCCCGGTATCGAGGACTTCATACTCAGCGTCGTTCAGTCCCCGCCTCGCGTTCTCGTTGACCAGATCGGCGTATGGGAACGCGGCGTGGGGATATTTGTAGAGCATGCGCATGTAGGAGTGACTTGGGACGCCGTCCACATGAAAGTACAGTTCCTTCACGTCTTCGCCGTGATTTCCTTCTGCATTATTCAAGCCGAATAACCGGTCCTTGAGGATCGTATCGCGCTCGTTCCACAGGCCCAGACCCAGGCACCAGTGCTGCGAACGGTCCGAGAAACCCGCCAGTCCATCCTCGCCCCATCGATAAGCGCGGCTACGTGCGTGTTCGTGGGGGAAGTAGTTCCACGCGTTGCCGTCAGCGCTGTAATCCTCTCTGACCGTACCCCACTGGCGATCACTCAAGTAAGGCCCCCACTCCCTCCACTGCTCGGCACTTTGTGCGGAAAGGCGCGCACCTTCAACGGTTTCAAGCAGGGTTTTGCGGTCGATGTCGGCAGTCATTGTTCGCTTCCAGATTACTGTATATGTCCGGCAGTGCAGGGTGATGTCGCTGCCAAGTGGCACCGGGTCGACGAGCATATGCGTGGGCCCATCATGCTGTCTTCAGATGAAGCGGCGCCAAGTTTCATAGCGCTTTCATATATCGGATAACTGGTATTAGCGGGTGTGAAACCTTGTGGATAAATGTCTGTGCGAAGCGGTAGTATCAATTTGCTACTATCCAGCTAAAATCTAGACCTTACCCGCCCCTCAGGAGCGACTGATGCACAGTATTTACCACGACGAGCAGCAACGACTGGCCGCCGTGCACGCCCTACAATGGCTTGAAACCGCGAAAAACGAGAACTTTCAACGTATTTGCCGGCTTGCCGCAACCTTCTTCAAGGTGCCAACCGCACTGATTTCGCTTGTTGAAAAAGACCGTCAGTGGTTTCCAGGCTCCGTCGGCTTCGCTGCGGATGAAACTCCAATCGATCAATCGTTCTGCCGTCATGGCTTGACGCAGCCAGGCGTATTGGTCGTACCGGATGCGCGCCTTGATGAACGCTTTTCTCGCAACCCGCTGGTGACTGCAAAAGGCGGAATACGCTTTTATGCGGGCGCACCGCTACGGGATCGCAATGGCCTGGCGCTTGGCAGATTGTGCATCATCGATTCAGAACCCCACCCGTTGACGGCACAAGAACTATCGGCGCTTGAGGATTTTGCCGAAATGGTCATGGTGCAGATCGAGCAGTGTCAGTTGATGCGATACCGCGACCCGCTGAGCGGGCTGCCTAATCTGTCGCAGTTTCTAATCGATACCAGAGGGTTGCCAGCCAACAGCAATACTGCACGCTTGGTCATTGTCATCCGGATACAGGACTCTCAATGCAGTACGCCTGCATCGCTGGACGACTGTATCAGTGCCGGCCAGGAAAGACGCCGCGCGATGGCGATTCGTCTGCGTCATCAACTGGATGGTATCGCTGAGACGTACCAGGTCACCGAGCAGGACCTCTGCGCGGTGCTGAGCTGCAAAATAGAGCGCAAGCAAGAGCTGTTTCGAGCAGTAATCGCCCTTATCAGTGATCCCGACTCTCAATGCACCACGCGCATTGGCGTCGCGAGCTGCGAGCAGGGCACGATGACGTCGGCTGAGCTATTGCGCAAAGCCACGCACGCGGTAGAAGTCGCAAGCCGCCGCCAGAGCGACTGGGCTGTTTACGACGAAGCTCAGGACTCGGCTCAGCGACGTGCTTTCACCTTATTGAGCGACTTTACTGCGGCCATGGACGATGGTGGCTTGTATCTGGATTATCAACCGCGCTTCAGCTTGCAGGATGGGCGGCTGCTGAGTGCCGAGGCGTTGATACGCTGGCAACACCCTGTTCTGGGCAATATTTCGCCCGCAGAATTTATCCCGCTCATCGAAGGGGCCGGACAAATCAGCATCGTTACTCGATGGGTCATCAACAAAGCGTTAGCTGAACTCGCCGGGTGGAGCAGCCAGGAGACCCGTCTGGCAATCAATCTGTCTGCCATGGACTTTGAGTCACTGGACATCGCGCTGACACTAAAAACGGCCTGCAAACGACACGGCATTGCGCCTTCGCGTTTGGAGGTTGAAATCACGGAGGGTGAGTGGATAAGAGCAAACCCCTTGGTGATTTCGCAGTTGTCAGCAGTGCGTGAACTGGGTGTGGACGTGGCCATCGATGATTTCGGTACCGGCTATAGCAACTTTGCTTATCTGCACGAGATTCCTGCCAACGTCCTGAAACTGGACAGGTCGCTGGTCACCGACCTGGAACACAAGCCGCGCAACCGGATTATTGCGCGGTCAGTGTTTAAACTGGCCCATGAGTTGGGTTACCGCACTGTCGCCGAGGGTATCGAAACCTTTCGCTGCCTGAGCCTCGTGCGTGAATACGGTTGCCATGAGGCTCAGGGTTACTTCCTCAGCCGGCCATTGCCGCTGGCCTACTACACACGGCCAAGCGACAACATTGCATTGAGTTTCAATCCTTGCAAGCCGGCGCCCGAGCCAGCTCCTATGGCCACCGCCGTCAAAGCCTGAAAGCTCCGGCCCCTTGGAGCGCCTAGACCGCCTGGAAGATGTTCAATAAGAAATGGCCAGAGCAGTGTGTAAGTTAAACGTCTCTGCCAGTGCGCGGTTTTCCAAGGTGCTAGCCAGCTCCTGAGTGATGCTCCGCATCCCTGATCAAGATCTCCTTACCAGGTACTCGGGCGTGGTGCCAGACTGCGAAACTGCTGGGAGACCGTAACCGTCCGGCAAACACGCCTTCCTGACGCCATCGCGTAGGGCGATGGTGCCCAACTTTTCGGGGTCAGATCAAAATTTAAGCGAACACCATGTCTTGGCTTTGCGGAGCTGGATAGATTA
The DNA window shown above is from Pseudomonas sp. BSw22131 and carries:
- a CDS encoding sensor domain-containing phosphodiesterase, giving the protein MHSIYHDEQQRLAAVHALQWLETAKNENFQRICRLAATFFKVPTALISLVEKDRQWFPGSVGFAADETPIDQSFCRHGLTQPGVLVVPDARLDERFSRNPLVTAKGGIRFYAGAPLRDRNGLALGRLCIIDSEPHPLTAQELSALEDFAEMVMVQIEQCQLMRYRDPLSGLPNLSQFLIDTRGLPANSNTARLVIVIRIQDSQCSTPASLDDCISAGQERRRAMAIRLRHQLDGIAETYQVTEQDLCAVLSCKIERKQELFRAVIALISDPDSQCTTRIGVASCEQGTMTSAELLRKATHAVEVASRRQSDWAVYDEAQDSAQRRAFTLLSDFTAAMDDGGLYLDYQPRFSLQDGRLLSAEALIRWQHPVLGNISPAEFIPLIEGAGQISIVTRWVINKALAELAGWSSQETRLAINLSAMDFESLDIALTLKTACKRHGIAPSRLEVEITEGEWIRANPLVISQLSAVRELGVDVAIDDFGTGYSNFAYLHEIPANVLKLDRSLVTDLEHKPRNRIIARSVFKLAHELGYRTVAEGIETFRCLSLVREYGCHEAQGYFLSRPLPLAYYTRPSDNIALSFNPCKPAPEPAPMATAVKA